A region from the Pontixanthobacter aestiaquae genome encodes:
- a CDS encoding TonB family protein, whose amino-acid sequence MVFVFESVALALFQAASAQPVPQAAELRTRTEPARAIDRYDSMGEPRKPDQKVAPIDAYGMWVRSGDYPQKARTEKRSGQTKIRLAVATSGRVDSCMIAESSGHPDLDEAACRGAQNRARFIPATDANADPIASTYDHTVIWKIRGEPEPSIAQAAMEDAEAAAEWVDKQTAERASPNRLVSLPRAPQLTTRVRGFERRGLNDYPQAALVRRAEGRVTVALSVDSEGNVTKCSVLRPTEDSDLNAASCAGSQEIDVNSPALDVYGNPTEGRVVRTISWQLPAQETVVYSQRSYRRGPEKFPFIENAMIGAAIEAKADGTVISCELLREGELPEEFKEAEKMCDELRQRGMYFVSGFPVRSAEIDPLGAKVRVEVRMQGTRVDNADKPIKE is encoded by the coding sequence ATGGTTTTTGTTTTTGAATCAGTGGCTTTGGCACTGTTCCAAGCAGCGTCGGCACAGCCCGTGCCGCAAGCTGCCGAACTGCGTACTCGGACTGAGCCAGCGAGAGCTATTGATCGGTACGATTCGATGGGCGAGCCACGAAAGCCTGACCAGAAGGTCGCGCCGATTGATGCCTACGGGATGTGGGTGAGATCTGGTGACTATCCGCAAAAAGCGAGAACCGAAAAACGCAGTGGGCAAACCAAGATACGCTTGGCTGTTGCTACGTCAGGTCGTGTCGATAGCTGCATGATAGCCGAGAGCAGTGGTCATCCCGATCTTGATGAAGCAGCGTGTCGGGGAGCGCAAAACAGAGCTCGGTTTATCCCTGCGACGGACGCCAATGCCGACCCGATCGCATCAACCTACGATCATACGGTAATTTGGAAGATACGAGGCGAGCCAGAACCATCAATAGCGCAAGCAGCAATGGAAGACGCTGAAGCTGCTGCTGAATGGGTCGACAAACAGACAGCGGAAAGAGCCTCACCCAATCGACTAGTAAGCCTTCCTAGGGCACCTCAACTAACCACGCGAGTTCGAGGTTTCGAACGTCGCGGGCTAAATGACTATCCTCAAGCAGCACTCGTACGCAGAGCCGAGGGGCGGGTTACCGTTGCTCTTTCGGTAGACTCCGAAGGTAATGTAACGAAATGCTCCGTTCTGCGGCCAACGGAAGATAGCGATCTCAACGCAGCTAGCTGTGCGGGCTCACAGGAGATTGATGTAAATTCTCCGGCATTGGATGTCTATGGCAACCCTACAGAGGGAAGAGTTGTTCGAACAATATCGTGGCAACTCCCCGCTCAAGAAACCGTTGTCTATTCGCAGCGCTCATATCGCCGAGGTCCCGAGAAATTCCCTTTTATCGAGAATGCGATGATTGGCGCTGCGATTGAGGCGAAGGCAGACGGCACAGTTATTTCGTGCGAACTCTTGAGAGAAGGAGAACTGCCAGAGGAGTTCAAGGAAGCCGAGAAAATGTGTGACGAACTCCGCCAACGCGGAATGTATTTTGTTAGTGGCTTTCCAGTAAGGTCTGCAGAAATTGATCCACTTGGGGCGAAAGTCCGTGTCGAAGTGCGTATGCAAGGCACGCGGGTGGACAATGCCGATAAGCCAATCAAGGAATAG
- the argJ gene encoding bifunctional glutamate N-acetyltransferase/amino-acid acetyltransferase ArgJ, with amino-acid sequence MDIERSPLATPFPEMPAIEGVVLRVARAQYKEWDRCDLTFIELCDGTAVAGVFTQSACSSTEVEMGREQVKAGSARALIVNAGNSNAFTGYRGREAVEQIMAQVSDGLQCEPREVFVSSTGVIGVPLPKDKAREGVASALTAPECSWEDVANTIATTDTFAKGATASAMIGETRVEISAVIKGSGMIAPDMATMLGYIFTDASVTPGFLQEVLQAANGKTFSCITVDSDTSTSDTVLAFATGKAGNTLLTSFDDTGADAFAAAIADVCRQLAQLVVRDGEGAQKFIEIAVTGADSDASAHKVGLAIANSPLVKTAIAGEDANWGRIVMAVGKAGEPADRDTLSIGFGGHWAARDGQPVAGYDEAPVTEHLKGQNITVEVDLGIGSGRSTVWTCDLTHGYISINADYRS; translated from the coding sequence ATGGATATCGAACGCTCTCCGCTTGCTACACCCTTCCCGGAAATGCCCGCTATCGAGGGCGTGGTGCTCCGTGTGGCGCGTGCGCAGTATAAGGAGTGGGATCGCTGTGATCTGACTTTTATTGAGCTGTGCGACGGTACTGCCGTGGCGGGTGTGTTCACCCAAAGCGCGTGCTCCTCAACCGAAGTCGAAATGGGCCGCGAGCAAGTGAAAGCGGGTTCGGCACGCGCGCTCATCGTCAATGCAGGAAACTCCAATGCTTTCACCGGCTATCGCGGACGCGAGGCTGTCGAGCAGATTATGGCGCAGGTGAGCGATGGCTTGCAATGCGAGCCTCGCGAAGTCTTCGTCTCGTCGACGGGGGTCATCGGTGTACCTTTACCCAAAGACAAAGCGCGTGAAGGCGTTGCGAGCGCTTTAACTGCACCCGAATGTAGCTGGGAAGATGTCGCAAACACAATTGCGACCACCGATACGTTCGCCAAAGGCGCGACCGCCTCAGCGATGATCGGCGAAACGCGTGTCGAAATCAGCGCCGTAATAAAGGGTAGCGGCATGATTGCGCCGGATATGGCTACCATGCTCGGATATATATTTACCGACGCCTCAGTGACGCCCGGATTTTTGCAAGAAGTCCTTCAAGCGGCAAACGGCAAGACATTTTCCTGCATCACCGTCGATAGCGACACGTCAACCAGCGATACCGTGCTGGCGTTTGCGACCGGTAAAGCGGGTAATACGCTGCTGACCTCATTCGATGACACAGGCGCAGATGCCTTTGCTGCCGCAATCGCTGATGTGTGCCGGCAATTGGCGCAGCTCGTGGTTCGCGATGGCGAAGGGGCACAGAAATTTATCGAGATTGCAGTGACCGGAGCCGACAGCGATGCCAGCGCTCATAAAGTTGGTCTCGCGATTGCGAACTCACCGCTGGTTAAGACGGCAATTGCTGGTGAGGATGCCAATTGGGGCCGCATTGTGATGGCCGTCGGCAAAGCCGGTGAGCCTGCAGATCGCGACACGCTATCGATTGGCTTCGGCGGGCATTGGGCTGCACGCGACGGACAGCCGGTGGCCGGTTATGACGAAGCGCCCGTTACCGAGCATTTGAAAGGTCAGAACATTACCGTAGAAGTCGATCTCGGCATCGGGTCGGGCCGTTCAACGGTCTGGACCTGCGATCTGACGCACGGGTATATTTCCATCAACGCGGATTATCGCTCATGA
- a CDS encoding inositol monophosphatase family protein, which produces MTSLNDAMLSLLEHVSETAILPRFRNLESSEIADKGKNELVTVADKESEVMLAEGLEKLIPGLAIVGEEASEADPSVLAGLSQQCWIIDPIDGTGNFASGSAPFGILIALAGGGITQAGWIYDPLTKRYCTARRGEGAFVNGEKVTAKTTGQDPPIAGISTLFMQDGLREQMQEHIAPHYTLVDIPRCAAEQYPRLALGTNDVTIFQRTLPWDHAAGALWLNETGGKVARNDGSDYRVDEWDRPGLIGAASPSLWKELAARVTKLD; this is translated from the coding sequence ATGACATCGCTCAATGATGCAATGCTCTCTCTTCTCGAGCATGTGAGCGAGACAGCCATTCTCCCCCGCTTCCGCAACTTGGAATCGAGCGAGATTGCCGACAAAGGGAAGAACGAACTGGTCACCGTTGCGGACAAAGAATCCGAAGTCATGCTGGCTGAAGGCTTGGAAAAGCTGATCCCCGGCCTCGCCATCGTCGGTGAAGAGGCCAGCGAGGCCGATCCATCGGTTCTGGCGGGCCTGTCGCAGCAGTGCTGGATCATCGACCCCATCGACGGCACCGGTAACTTCGCCAGCGGCAGCGCGCCGTTTGGTATCCTAATTGCCTTGGCTGGAGGCGGGATCACTCAAGCCGGATGGATTTACGACCCGCTCACAAAACGCTACTGCACGGCACGTCGCGGCGAAGGCGCATTTGTGAATGGAGAGAAAGTCACCGCCAAGACCACGGGACAAGATCCGCCAATTGCAGGTATCTCGACACTCTTTATGCAAGACGGCCTGCGCGAGCAGATGCAGGAACACATCGCACCGCATTATACGCTAGTCGACATTCCGCGCTGCGCCGCCGAACAATATCCGCGTCTGGCGCTAGGCACCAATGATGTAACGATTTTCCAGCGAACCCTGCCTTGGGATCATGCGGCGGGCGCGTTATGGCTCAACGAAACCGGCGGCAAAGTCGCGCGCAATGACGGGTCGGACTACCGCGTCGATGAATGGGACCGCCCCGGCCTAATAGGAGCGGCCAGCCCCTCCCTGTGGAAGGAACTGGCCGCACGCGTTACTAAACTGGATTAG
- a CDS encoding NAD kinase — MSSNHGFKRLALAISDTSKAAETAKELESMHDWVPVEEADALVVLGGDGFMLHTLHAMLDSGRLIPTYGINRGTVGFLMNKYRAGVKLLDKINRSRSIGISPLRMEATTQTGEIVVENAINEVSLLRETRQTAKLEVSVDERVRIKELVGDGVLVATPAGSTAYNLSANGPILPLDSQLLALTPISAFRPRRWRGAILPDRSTIRFKVNEPSKRPVAAVADQKEIRDIAEVSIEIAVEKELTLLFDPGHSLDERIVAEQFVV; from the coding sequence TTGAGCAGCAATCACGGTTTCAAAAGACTGGCTCTGGCAATTTCGGATACGTCAAAGGCAGCCGAAACGGCCAAAGAGCTTGAGAGCATGCATGATTGGGTTCCGGTCGAGGAAGCCGATGCGTTGGTCGTGCTCGGTGGTGACGGTTTTATGCTGCACACGCTGCACGCGATGCTCGATAGCGGGCGGTTGATCCCTACTTATGGTATCAATCGCGGCACAGTCGGGTTTTTGATGAACAAATATCGTGCAGGGGTGAAACTGCTCGATAAGATCAATCGCTCGCGCTCGATTGGTATTTCCCCGCTGCGGATGGAAGCAACCACGCAGACCGGCGAGATTGTTGTCGAGAACGCGATTAATGAAGTCTCTTTGCTTCGTGAAACACGTCAAACGGCTAAGCTGGAAGTCTCGGTCGATGAACGGGTCCGGATCAAGGAACTGGTGGGGGACGGGGTTTTGGTAGCGACGCCTGCCGGATCAACAGCCTACAACCTCTCGGCGAATGGACCAATCCTCCCGCTCGACTCGCAATTGCTTGCTCTGACCCCGATCAGCGCCTTCCGCCCTCGCCGTTGGCGCGGTGCCATTCTGCCAGATCGCTCGACCATTCGTTTCAAAGTCAACGAACCGTCGAAGCGCCCGGTTGCAGCGGTGGCGGACCAAAAAGAGATTCGCGACATTGCCGAGGTCAGCATCGAAATCGCGGTCGAGAAAGAGCTCACGCTGCTATTCGATCCGGGCCATTCGCTCGATGAACGGATCGTCGCCGAACAATTTGTCGTTTGA
- a CDS encoding putative bifunctional diguanylate cyclase/phosphodiesterase: MGSAARNLETDMQDDLTGLAGMAAARETLATWQHDAAGRGETAPVHAMLLSLGRFDAVNLAYGETVGDSALVTVAQRILHFAEDEFEEGEWLVARLGGGKFLLAAHEACSRERWQWLAEALADAVAHPISGLSSTGTLRLWPRVALMRPAPGEGPAMIFDRLAETIEEARSKQGSRVLWADGGLTVPGRRSAIVDADLLAALDRDEIEVLYQPQVSLADDSIIGAEALARWQHPELGRIGAGQLFAIAERTDHVAQLSRNIAKQALTAAASWPATLRLSINVTPADLASTSFADDLTSLVEECGCDPERLTLEITEHVLLNNLEQTAKTLLALKAHGVRIAIDDFGAGFCNFRYLKILPLDAIKLDRAMIDGIASDERDLAVLRGIIAMAKALKLGVIAEGVETEDQRAIIEREGCDFYQGFLRATPVSNDEFLTLAAD; the protein is encoded by the coding sequence ATGGGCAGTGCTGCACGTAATCTCGAAACCGATATGCAAGACGATCTGACTGGTCTCGCTGGCATGGCCGCCGCGCGCGAGACGTTGGCGACCTGGCAGCACGACGCGGCGGGGCGCGGGGAAACTGCGCCCGTGCACGCGATGTTGTTGAGCCTGGGACGCTTCGATGCGGTCAATCTGGCCTATGGTGAGACAGTCGGCGACAGCGCGCTCGTTACCGTAGCGCAACGGATTCTGCACTTCGCCGAAGATGAGTTTGAAGAAGGCGAGTGGTTGGTTGCGCGGCTTGGCGGCGGGAAGTTCCTGCTCGCCGCGCATGAGGCGTGCAGCCGCGAACGCTGGCAATGGTTGGCCGAAGCGCTGGCGGACGCTGTGGCACACCCGATTTCCGGCCTGAGCAGTACCGGTACGCTACGGCTGTGGCCGCGCGTCGCACTTATGCGGCCAGCGCCAGGTGAAGGGCCGGCGATGATCTTTGATCGGTTGGCCGAAACCATCGAAGAAGCCCGCAGCAAGCAGGGTAGCCGTGTGCTTTGGGCGGATGGCGGGCTAACCGTTCCCGGCCGCCGGAGCGCTATTGTCGATGCGGATTTGCTCGCTGCGCTGGATCGCGACGAGATCGAAGTGCTTTACCAGCCGCAAGTTTCGCTCGCCGATGATTCGATTATCGGCGCCGAGGCTCTGGCCCGCTGGCAGCATCCTGAGTTGGGGCGCATCGGTGCTGGCCAATTGTTCGCGATTGCCGAGCGGACCGACCATGTAGCACAGCTTTCGCGGAATATTGCGAAGCAGGCGCTGACCGCAGCGGCGAGTTGGCCTGCTACCTTGCGGCTATCGATTAATGTCACGCCAGCAGATTTGGCTTCTACCAGCTTTGCAGATGACCTCACCTCTCTAGTTGAGGAGTGTGGCTGCGATCCAGAGCGATTGACCCTCGAAATCACCGAGCATGTGCTGCTCAATAATCTGGAGCAGACGGCTAAGACGCTTCTGGCATTAAAGGCGCACGGAGTGCGGATAGCAATTGATGATTTCGGCGCGGGGTTTTGCAACTTCCGCTATCTCAAAATTCTCCCGCTTGATGCGATCAAACTCGATCGCGCAATGATTGATGGTATCGCCAGCGACGAGCGTGATCTGGCGGTGCTGCGCGGCATCATTGCAATGGCCAAAGCACTGAAACTGGGTGTAATTGCGGAGGGTGTGGAAACCGAGGACCAGCGCGCGATTATTGAGCGTGAGGGCTGCGATTTTTATCAGGGATTCCTGCGTGCGACGCCGGTGAGCAATGATGAGTTCCTGACACTGGCCGCTGACTAG
- the secA gene encoding preprotein translocase subunit SecA: protein MINALMKSVFGSSNDRYVKSLGKIVNQINALEPQIQALNDEELQAQTAKFREQLEGGKTLDDILPEAFATVREASIRVLGMRHFDVQLIGGIVLHRGEIAEMRTGEGKTLVATLATYLNAIAGKGVHVVTVNDYLASRDAEWMGQLYTWLGLTVGVIVPNLGEFERRDAYAADITYGTNNEFGFDYLRDNMKHSKDQMVQRPFNYAIVDEVDSILIDEARTPLIISGPTEDKTDLYVSIDAIVKEIPEDWYDADEKTKNISWTEDGTEEVEKLLIEAELLQTDNLYDVENTQVVHHLDQALKANKMFKRDTDYIVKDEKVVIIDEFTGRMMEGRRWSNGLHQAVEAKEGVKIEPENQTMASITFQNYFRMYPKLSGMTGTAATEAAEFWDIYKMNVVEIPTNKPVQRIDEDDEFYKNTQDKFQAIAKAIAEKNAIGQPVLVGTVSIEKSELLADFLEKEGVKHEVLNARQHEREAHIVAQAGRLGAVTIATNMAGRGTDIQLGGNVEFRIGDELADMEEGAKRDAAIGRIEAEVAAERQKVIEAGGLFVLATERHESRRIDNQLRGRSGRQGDPGLSRFYLCLEDDLLRIFGPDTLFSRMMNSNLEDGEAIGSKWLSKAIETAQKKVEARNYDVRKQVVEYDDVMNDQRKVIYEQRAEIMDTAEVGDVVLDMRYDTVNSIVTDACPPGSYPEQWDIDGLKEKLEDVLGLQPPIDEWLEEDTVEPEIIEERIRTQVDEIMAQKVANADPAIWTRVEKSILLERLDHHWKEHLATLDALRQVVFLRAHAQKQPINEYKQEAFGLFEQMLNTLREDITGILLKSELRMTPPVQEELPDLPDFLTGHIDPLTGLDNSNDGDGSAERPAMFGSLAGSPRAASGPGGANKENPYASQDVSRNAPCPCGSGNKYKHCHGAAA from the coding sequence ATGATCAACGCACTTATGAAATCCGTTTTTGGTTCGTCCAATGACCGGTATGTCAAATCCCTTGGCAAAATCGTCAATCAGATCAATGCGCTTGAGCCGCAGATTCAGGCTCTGAACGACGAAGAGCTGCAAGCACAGACCGCGAAATTCCGTGAACAGCTTGAAGGCGGCAAGACTCTGGATGACATACTGCCGGAAGCGTTTGCGACTGTGCGTGAGGCGTCAATCCGCGTACTCGGCATGCGCCACTTCGATGTCCAGCTGATCGGCGGTATCGTACTCCATCGCGGTGAAATTGCGGAAATGCGCACAGGTGAGGGTAAGACACTGGTGGCGACGCTGGCCACTTATCTCAACGCGATCGCGGGCAAAGGCGTCCATGTTGTGACGGTCAATGATTACCTCGCCAGTCGTGATGCTGAATGGATGGGGCAGCTCTATACATGGCTTGGCCTGACGGTTGGTGTGATTGTGCCGAACCTTGGCGAATTCGAACGCCGCGATGCTTACGCTGCCGACATTACTTACGGTACCAACAATGAATTCGGCTTCGATTATCTGCGCGATAATATGAAGCACAGCAAAGACCAGATGGTCCAGAGGCCATTCAATTACGCAATTGTCGATGAAGTCGACTCGATCCTGATCGACGAGGCGCGGACGCCGCTGATTATCTCTGGCCCGACTGAAGACAAGACCGACCTCTATGTGTCGATCGATGCGATCGTGAAGGAAATTCCGGAGGACTGGTACGACGCAGACGAGAAGACCAAGAACATCTCCTGGACCGAAGACGGGACCGAGGAAGTCGAGAAGCTGCTGATAGAGGCGGAGCTGCTCCAGACTGACAATCTCTACGATGTCGAGAATACGCAGGTGGTACATCATCTCGATCAGGCGCTCAAAGCGAACAAGATGTTCAAGCGCGATACCGACTACATCGTTAAGGACGAGAAAGTCGTTATCATCGATGAATTTACCGGCCGGATGATGGAAGGGCGCCGTTGGTCTAACGGTCTACACCAGGCCGTTGAAGCAAAAGAGGGCGTGAAGATCGAGCCCGAGAACCAGACGATGGCCTCGATCACGTTCCAGAACTATTTCCGCATGTATCCCAAGCTGTCCGGCATGACCGGCACCGCCGCGACCGAAGCGGCTGAATTCTGGGATATTTACAAGATGAATGTGGTCGAGATCCCGACCAATAAGCCGGTCCAGCGGATCGACGAAGACGACGAGTTCTACAAGAACACGCAAGACAAGTTCCAAGCGATTGCAAAGGCTATTGCAGAGAAAAACGCGATTGGTCAGCCGGTCCTCGTCGGCACTGTTTCGATCGAGAAGTCGGAATTGCTGGCCGATTTTCTCGAGAAGGAAGGCGTAAAGCATGAGGTCCTGAACGCTCGCCAGCACGAGCGTGAGGCGCATATCGTGGCGCAAGCGGGCCGTTTGGGCGCGGTGACCATCGCTACCAATATGGCCGGCCGCGGTACCGATATCCAGCTTGGCGGTAATGTCGAATTCCGGATCGGAGATGAACTTGCCGATATGGAAGAAGGGGCCAAGCGCGACGCGGCTATTGGGCGGATTGAAGCCGAAGTCGCTGCCGAGCGTCAGAAGGTGATCGAAGCGGGTGGCCTGTTCGTTCTTGCAACCGAACGCCACGAAAGTCGCCGGATCGATAATCAGCTGCGTGGCCGCTCCGGTCGTCAGGGTGATCCCGGCCTTAGCCGGTTCTATTTGTGTCTAGAAGACGATCTGCTGCGTATCTTTGGCCCCGATACACTGTTCAGCCGGATGATGAATTCGAACCTCGAAGATGGTGAGGCTATCGGCTCCAAATGGCTTTCGAAAGCTATCGAGACCGCGCAGAAGAAAGTCGAAGCACGCAACTACGACGTGCGTAAGCAAGTCGTTGAATATGACGATGTTATGAATGACCAGCGTAAGGTCATTTACGAACAGCGTGCGGAGATCATGGACACTGCCGAGGTCGGCGATGTTGTGCTCGACATGCGGTACGATACCGTCAATTCGATTGTGACCGATGCGTGCCCTCCGGGATCATATCCGGAGCAATGGGATATTGATGGTCTGAAAGAGAAGCTGGAAGACGTTCTTGGTCTACAGCCGCCAATTGACGAGTGGTTGGAAGAGGACACGGTTGAACCGGAAATCATCGAAGAGCGTATTCGTACGCAAGTCGATGAGATTATGGCGCAGAAGGTCGCCAATGCTGACCCGGCAATCTGGACCCGCGTCGAGAAGAGCATTCTGCTCGAGCGCCTTGATCACCACTGGAAAGAACACTTGGCGACTCTGGATGCGCTGCGTCAGGTCGTTTTCCTGCGTGCTCACGCGCAGAAGCAACCCATCAATGAGTACAAGCAGGAGGCGTTCGGCCTGTTCGAGCAAATGCTCAATACGCTGCGCGAGGACATTACTGGCATCTTGCTCAAGAGCGAACTGCGTATGACGCCGCCGGTCCAAGAGGAATTGCCGGATCTGCCGGACTTCCTGACTGGCCATATTGATCCGCTCACCGGTTTGGACAATTCCAATGACGGTGACGGATCAGCAGAGCGCCCAGCGATGTTCGGTTCGCTTGCCGGCAGCCCGCGTGCAGCGTCCGGCCCGGGCGGCGCTAACAAAGAAAACCCCTATGCCAGTCAAGATGTTAGCCGGAATGCACCATGCCCGTGCGGCTCCGGTAATAAATACAAGCACTGTCACGGCGCCGCGGCTTGA
- a CDS encoding PilZ domain-containing protein codes for MAEGRKNPRYELHVEGRYRTGSGIARDVPILEMSETGCRFYDRFGRLAAGTELTLRIGPIGPVVATVRWCRDSIVGVEFENPLYGPVFEHIRSQVDQDPAERESYRPL; via the coding sequence ATGGCGGAAGGTCGCAAAAACCCGCGTTATGAACTGCATGTCGAGGGACGGTATCGAACCGGCTCTGGCATCGCGCGCGACGTTCCCATCCTTGAGATGTCCGAAACGGGCTGCCGGTTTTATGACCGGTTCGGCCGGTTGGCTGCAGGCACAGAGTTAACGCTCAGAATTGGCCCCATCGGTCCGGTCGTCGCAACCGTACGGTGGTGCCGGGATTCCATTGTCGGTGTAGAGTTCGAAAATCCGTTATACGGCCCAGTGTTCGAGCATATCCGCAGTCAGGTCGATCAGGACCCGGCTGAACGCGAGAGCTATCGGCCACTCTGA
- the trxA gene encoding thioredoxin produces MATINVTDDSFKADVLDSDKPVLVDFWADWCGPCKMIGPSLEEISDELSDQITIAKMDIVENTGIPTEMGVQSIPLMVLFKNGKPVSQKLGAAPKNQLKGWIESEL; encoded by the coding sequence ATGGCTACCATCAACGTCACAGACGACAGTTTCAAAGCCGACGTGCTCGATTCCGACAAGCCAGTGCTGGTAGATTTCTGGGCGGACTGGTGCGGTCCGTGTAAGATGATTGGGCCCTCGCTCGAAGAAATCAGCGATGAACTGAGTGACCAAATCACTATCGCAAAGATGGACATCGTCGAGAATACCGGCATTCCAACAGAAATGGGCGTTCAGTCCATTCCGCTGATGGTGCTGTTCAAGAACGGTAAGCCAGTATCACAGAAATTGGGCGCAGCTCCGAAGAACCAGCTTAAAGGTTGGATCGAAAGCGAGCTGTAA